A region from the Xiphias gladius isolate SHS-SW01 ecotype Sanya breed wild chromosome 20, ASM1685928v1, whole genome shotgun sequence genome encodes:
- the nfkbil1 gene encoding NF-kappa-B inhibitor-like protein 1 produces MVSHKQKRVWKYVEGGSLLKLKSYLRKHRDLDVNFSQGRRQRSPLHLACCLGDDAVLRLLLKHGADVLQKDRKGDTALHTAANRALKHGKTAYDDLVVPLKKSCPEAMTAPNSAGVTPQDLLNWMKHTETAENVSCPPETDPEKEWQEKLFGECEDEFFETFGVYDADDFLPVDEDEGDFGAWADRIRKEYFDKKHAEAERLAATYSGWKRKKSKQEREQEEQSRKELNEKLQREHEEYLARAARKEEETRQGRKRRYDERCAATFHVGSAAGSTKLSYSDIPWPAPGGTVQEMVDVMLHGVDRKDVPVFRKVLRKQQALWHPDKFAQRCEARLEEKDKQRILDTVTALSQELNRMAQSLKT; encoded by the exons ATGGTGTCTCACAAACAGAAACGGGTGTGGAAGTACGTGGAGGGGGGCAGTTTGCTGAAGCTGAAGTCCTACCTGAGGAAGCACCGGGACCTGGATGTGAACTTCTCCCAGGGCAGGAGGCAGAGGAGCCCGCTGCACCTGGCCTGCTGCCTGGGAGACGACGCCgtgctgcggctgctgctgaaGCACGGAGCCGATGTTCTCCAGAAGGACCGTAAAGGAGACACGGCGCTACACACAGCGGCCAACCGGGCTCTTAAACACGGGAAGACAG CGTATGATGACCTGGTTGTGCCCCTCAAGAAGAGCTGCCCAGAGGCTATGACTGCTCCTAACAGTGCCGGAGTCACACCCCAAGACCTGCTGAACTGGATGAAACATACAGAG ACTGCAGAAAATGTGAGTTGTCCTCCTGAAACGGACCCTGAGAAGGAGTGGCAGGAGAAGCTATTCGGCGAATGTGAAGATGAATTCTTTGAAACTTTTGGAGTATATGATG CTGATGACTTTCTGCCTGTTGATGAAGACGAGGGAGATTTTGGGGCCTGGGCTGATCGTATTAGGAAAGAATATTTCGATAAAAAGCATGCTGAAGCTGAAAGACTGGCAGCGACATATTCTGGatggaaaaggaagaagagtaagcaagagagagagcaggaagagCAAAGCCGCAAGGAGCTGAATGAAAAGCTGCAGAGGGAACATGAAGAGTATCTGGCTCGAGCAGCACGTAAAGAGGAAGAGACTCGGCAGGGCAGGAAGCGCAGGTACGATGAGAGGTGTGCAGCCACTTTCCACGTTGGCTCGGCAGCTGGAAGCACAAAGCTGAGCTACAGTGACATCCCCTGGCCAGCTCCAGGAGGTACAGTGCAGGAGATGGTGGATGTGATGCTGCACGGTGTAGACCGAAAGGACGTGCCGGTGTTTCGTAAAGTGCTCCGGAAGCAGCAAGCGCTGTGGCATCCTGACAAATTTGCTCAGAGATGTGAAGCCCGGTTAGAGGAGAAGGACAAGCAGAGGATCCTGGATACAGTCACAGCTCTATCACAGGAGCTCAACAGAATGGCCCAGAGtcttaaaacttaa
- the LOC120806453 gene encoding apelin receptor B-like yields the protein MEMELETTEAPYEYYDYDETENSTMCDYSEWTPSYSVIPVLYMLIFILGLSGNGVVIFTVWRAQGKRRAADVYIGNLALADLTFVVTLPLWAVYTAMGYHWPFGVALCKISSYVVLLNMYASVFCLTCMSFDRYLAIVHSLSSTQLRTRGHIQGSLTAIWLLSGLLAAPTLIFRTTKYDLSSNRTSCAMDFSLVTSKKQESLWIAGLSISSSALGFLLPFLAMMVCYCFIGCTVTRHFNTLRKEDKRKRRLLKIITTLVVVFAACWMPFHVVKSADALSYLELFPATCAFLRFLLLAHPYATCLAYINSCLNPFLYAFFDLRFRSQCLCLLNLKKSLHASPPSSLSSQKTEAQSLATKV from the coding sequence atggagaTGGAGCTGGAGACAACTGAAGCTCCTTATGAGTACTACGACTACGACGAGACGGAAAACTCCACCATGTGTGACTACTCTGAGTGGACGCCGTCATACTCTGTCATCCCTGTGCTCTACATGCTCATTTTCATCCTCGGTCTCTCAGGAAATGGGGTGGTCATCTTCACCGTGTGGAGAGCCCAAGGTAAGCGGCGAGCTGCTGACGTCTACATTGGCAACCTTGCCCTGGCTGACCTCACCTTTGTGGTCACTCTGCCTCTGTGGGCCGTTTACACAGCCATGGGCTACCACTGGCCCTTTGGAGTGGCTCTGTGTAAGATCAGCAGCTACGTGGTCCTGCTCAACATGTATGCCAGCGTCTTCTGCCTCACCTGCATGAGCTTTGATCGCTACCTGGCCATCGTCCACTCGTTGTCCAGCACCCAGCTGCGCACCCGTGGCCACATTCAAGGCTCCCTGACAGCCATCTGGCTGCTGTCTGGTCTCCTGGCTGCCCCGACTCTGATCTTCCGCACCACCAAATATGATCTATCCAGCAACCGCACATCCTGCGCCATGGACTTCAGCCTGGTGACAAGCAAAAAGCAGGAGAGCCTGTGGATCGCCGGTCTCAGCATCTCCTCTTCAGCTCTGGGCTTTCTTCTGCCTTTCCTGGCAATGATGGTGTGCTACTGCTTCATCGGCTGCACCGTCACCCGCCACTTCAACACTCTTCGCAAAGAGGACAAGCGTAAGAGGAGGCTGCTGAAGATCATCACCACGCTGGTAGTGGTGTTCGCCGCCTGCTGGATGCCCTTCCACGTCGTGAAGAGTGCTGATGCCCTCTCCTACCTAGAGCTATTTCCTGCCACCTGTGCCTTCCTGCGCTTCCTGCTGCTGGCTCACCCGTACGCCACCTGCCTGGCCTACATCAACAGCTGCCTCAACCCCTTTCTTTACGCTTTCTTTGACCTGCGCTTCAGATCCCAGTGTCTGTGCCTACTAAACCTGAAGAAGTCCTTGCATGCAAGCCCTCCCAGCTCCCTTTCCTCTCAGAAGACAGAGGCTCAGTCTCTTGCCACAAAGGTGTGA